The following nucleotide sequence is from Aneurinibacillus soli.
CTTTACAGTCTGCGTAATCAAGTTCATCTTTCATATGGCCAAAAAAGAATTCCATCGGGGCATTATCCAACAGTTCCCTTTTCGGGACATAGAGGGGGTGATTTCAAGATCCCTTACACGCTTTTGATACGATGGATTTGTATAGTGTACTCCCTGGTCTGAATAGAGAAGGGCTTCTGGATGGACCGTACGATCCAATTGTTCAGTCAGTTTATCCAGTGTACAATAGACCAAATCCATATGAAGCGATGTTGATACATGATAGGCGAGTATTTCACGTGTAGGTTCTATTGGCACACTATCTGGAATTAAATAGTTTGTGCTGAGTTTGTTTTGCAGACTTTGCCCGAACAGAGAGTGAGCGAGTCTTCCTCTTCTTTCTCTGCTCTGGAAAGGCCTGCAAATATATTTTAGTTATGAGAGCGATGGAAATAGCTTCAAATGGTGTTGGCTTTATTCCGCATTGCTAAATACCAGCTACATATACTGTTCCAGCTACTAAACTTACTAGCCATTGACTCATGTTGTTCATCCGCTTCTCCTCCAAAAGAAAAAGCACCCGATTAGGTGCTTCCTCACATACTGCCTTTAATTGTTTCGGATGCAATTCTGGCAACAACATCTTTAACCTGTTCAAGTCCCCATTCTCCGAGTTTCTTTGTAACACTCTTTACCTTCTCTGGTCCACTCAGCTTAGCTTCTATATCCAGTTTGCTTTCCACATATTCAATTCCGTACCGAGTAAGTTTTGTGGTATCTAACCTAACTGCTAAAGGATAAGGATCTTGACCGCCACGAATAATTTGGACGTCATTAATCATTCCTTCGTTATTCAATTTTTCAATCGCAACCACAAAAACATTCACTTCTAATCCAAGCATATCTGCATTAACCCTTTTCATACTAGGTAGATCCTTTTGATACTCCGT
It contains:
- a CDS encoding YjcQ family protein; amino-acid sequence: MELDTKQKVLLALYTEYQKDLPSMKRVNADMLGLEVNVFVVAIEKLNNEGMINDVQIIRGGQDPYPLAVRLDTTKLTRYGIEYVESKLDIEAKLSGPEKVKSVTKKLGEWGLEQVKDVVARIASETIKGSM